From Solanum stenotomum isolate F172 chromosome 2, ASM1918654v1, whole genome shotgun sequence:
AAGTTTTATGTATAAAGATTTTAATGTCACTCTTAAATCGAATAAAGGAGGATAGTTATAATAgacacataaataaattaacgcaaaatatatattttcctaatgaattttatatatagaaaaagCGGTTAGGCAATAACAAggatattttaaaatgaaattgaatCGAAAAGTTTGATtatcaaaaattataatataactTATACATAGATGAGTAAGTTGATTCTCTACTAGCTTCTAAACGACTCAAAGTgttgaaataaaataagtagtgtCAATGGcatttttatttcatgaaattttaaatacatATCATTTTTATTCTGAAATTagttaatttcaaatatatatacaatttttatttttaattagttaatggTCTGAAATTGTAATGAAGATTACGAGGAAAGAGTCTGCACTGACAGCGTGGGGATCAGATCAGTTGATTACACAGAGAATCAACAAACACATTTTGATTTTCGTGCAAATTCTGtccttaagaaaaaaaattattctcgCCCCATTTCATCTGGCACTTttcgaattttgaaatttaaataaatctattttttataataaattttttatagattttttaaatattttaaattatcaattattgtgacatATAGTGTTTTTTaagtagtttacaaatatataaattttattttaaaaaattgaaatttcatgCGTAAATTTTCGGTCAAGTATAAATTGTTCgattctcaaaaaatgaaatgtgtCAAGAGtctattatagtaatttttattatattttttgtactccattcaataaaacaataataatgcATAAATGAAAACAGGGTTTCAATAACAGTCTATTATACAAACCAATAATGATTGTGGTAGGATAGTAAGTTTCGAGTTTAAGGATTAGATATGGATCTTTTTGATTGTTGtgaaatttttttcatgaatttaaatttattcagattctaatacaaatataaaattttgaaaaaaaaaaaaacaattttacaAATCTATGTGATTGTGGGGaacaattattttctatttacaCTTTTATGTAAACTTTATTGCTTGTAAAAAGCAATTTTATAATAGAGATGTCTCCTCGATTATTGAAACAGTCAACTAACCAATGGTTACTTGCCACATCAGTAACTGTGGTCCCCACTCCCATTACTCAGCTCAATTATTAGCAGATTAGATCAGTCAATCGTTACATCGGacacaaaaattaattaggATGAATCTCTCGATTCTATCTGATTCCGCACCTAATTTAAAGTTGGCATTTGATAGTTCGAATTTCGAAACACATAAATCTCAAGTTGAGAGATGTCAACCTTCACTTCCAAGCCTAAATGGCACACAAGTTCAAATTGCCCATGCCATATACTAAATTTGACGATCCCCAACTTCAGAATTgcatatttgaaatttaagcTATCAAGACTAACTTGAGACGgagattttcaacttcagttccATGTGAAATTGATTCTGAAACACTTGGCCCAATTAACAAGAGCCGGAGGTAGAGTGTTTGATATCGAATTCATATGAATCCAATACTTTTGGCaatgaaatataaatttgtgtataattttataaaaatagcaATAATCAATTGAGATGAACCTATATTGAGTTCAACGGTATAAAACTTTAAGGTCGAATCCCTAGTCTTAAATTTTGGATTCGCCTTTGTCAAGCAAAAACTCAACAAATCTGAGCAGACTGactccctttttcttttcttgaatcATGTGCATCCTGGAATAAAGTAACGAAGTGAAAATACACCTTATCATGTTGTGAATATGAATTCAAATTGTGCACAAGTTCACCAAAACATAGGTCTACAACATTGGTCTTACTTATACATGAACGTATCCGAAAAACAAATTGCAGAGTTACACTTAGCATACAGGAATTTTTTTCTGGTTCGACgtaaatttaaaaacatttgcAGAAAGATCACCTGAAATAATTTGCAACCAAACTTTACAGACTCTCTATTGTTTCAGTCTTGAACATGCTACATGCAACGGGTAAAGAACGTTTGCCCGACATAGCCCCCATGCATTGCCCTTCTGACATTGGATTCAAACATCTTCGGGTTGTCTCTCAATACAGCAGCTGCATCGTGATTGAGGGGATCCTCATGATTCGGCTCCTGTAGAATCACAAGTTCTGATTGTTAAATACTTTGGATGAGGGGCAAGTGAAGTAtctttatatcaaattaaaggaaaatacCGTGAACAGATGATATAAGCCATAGATGATGGTGTTAATGTTGAGCACAGGCTTCCAGTCTTCTCGAAGAATGTTGAGACACACATTTCCTTCCAAGTCAATATTCGGGTGGTAAACCTGCtccaacaaacaaacaaaaagggGTCTTACCAGTGATGATGATATATTGTCGTTGTCTCGAACACATTCTAGAAGGAAATAAACGAGTATAACCAGTACCCACCTTTGTCTTGCACTTAACCTTTGGTGCTTCATGAGGATATATTGGAGAAATACTGAAAGAGAACGTAAATGTGCCACCCCTATATACAGGAACAACgaaaaataagtaataaatgACATCACTATAGAAAGGCAAGTTAAATTCACCAAAGTTCCCGTTTTCTTTAAAACAGCAGAAAGGTAAAAATAAAGTAGAACTAGCAACACAGCAATTATTTCTTAGAAGTAAGAAACTTGAAGAATGATCTACAAAATTAGTGATAGGTAAGTTGTAACCAATTTACTTACATATAATATCCTTCATCAGGCCGAATGGTGACTTCAAAGTTCATGAGGTCATCTTTTCCATTGGGAAATGATATGCTACATGTTTTGGGTAGATTTAGCTCACTTATATCTACA
This genomic window contains:
- the LOC125854805 gene encoding NEDD8-conjugating enzyme Ubc12, which gives rise to MIKLFKVKEKQREQAENANGKPPVKKQSPGELRLHKDISELNLPKTCSISFPNGKDDLMNFEVTIRPDEGYYMGGTFTFSFSISPIYPHEAPKVKCKTKVYHPNIDLEGNVCLNILREDWKPVLNINTIIYGLYHLFTEPNHEDPLNHDAAAVLRDNPKMFESNVRRAMHGGYVGQTFFTRCM